Proteins encoded together in one Oncorhynchus mykiss isolate Arlee chromosome 7, USDA_OmykA_1.1, whole genome shotgun sequence window:
- the LOC110527887 gene encoding caM kinase-like vesicle-associated protein: MPFGCLTLGEKKDYNNPSEVTDKYDLGQIVKSEEFCEIFRAKDKNTLKMFTCKKFLKKDGRKVRKAAKNEILILKMVKHPNILQLVDFYKTRKEYFLFLELATGREVFDWILDQGYYSERDTSNVVRQVLEAVAYLHSLHIVHRNLKLENLVYFNRLKHSKIVISDFHLAKLETGLIKDPCGTPEYLAPEVVGRQRYGRPVDCWALGVIMYILLSGNPPFYEETDDDDYENHDKNLFRKILAGDYEFDSPYWDDISESAKGLVARMMEVDQDQRLTAQEAINHEWISGNAASNKNIKDNVCAQIEKNFAKAKWKKAVRVTTIMKRLRAPEQSADSGATIPAVVTSSAAGEPSPAPADPQALSDPSTATAAAAPEGEPAAVKEPPAGMEAVACDATPQGAAEVTAPPPAPEEASPVEAPVEAPEEVDPLSLCNGESPTPLQPATEVDDGQG; this comes from the exons ATGCCATTTGGCTGTTTGACGCTGGGGGAAAAGAAGGATTACAACAATCCCTCAGAGGTGACAGATAAATATGACCTGGGACAGATTGTTAAATC AGAGGAGTTCTGCGAGATCTTCAGGGCCAAGGACAAAAATACACTGAAAATGTTTACTTGTAAAAAGTTCCTGAAAAAGGATGGAAGGAAAGTTCGGAAGGCTGCAAAAAACGAGATCCTTATTTTAAAGAT GGTGAAGCACCCCAATATTCTTCAGCTGGTGGATTTCTATAAGACCAGAAAAGAGTACTTCCTCTTTCTTGAACT TGCTACTGGCAGAGAGGTATTTGATTGGATCCTGGACCAGGGCTACTATTCAGAGCGCGACACCAGTAATGTGGTCCGTCAGGTGTTGGAGGCCGTGGCCTATCTTCACTCCCTGCACATTGTCCACAGGAACCTCAAG CTGGAGAATTTGGTGTACTTCAACCGCCTGAAGCACTCTAAAATAGTGATCAGTGATTTCCACCTGGCAAAGCTGGAGACCGGGCTCATCAAAGACCCCTGTGGAACCCCAGAGTACCTTG CACCAGAAGTGGTTGGGAGACAGAGATACGGCAGGCCAGTGGACTGCTGGGCCCTGGGTGTCATCATGTACATACT GCTTTCAGGCAACCCTCCTTTCTATGAGGaaactgatgatgatgattatgaaaaCCACGACAAGAACCTGTTCAGGAAGATCTTGGCGGGGGACTATGAGTTTGACTCTCCGTACTGGGACGACATCTCAGAGTCAG CAAAAGGCCTGGTCGCCCGTATGATGGAGGTAGACCAGGATCAGAGGCTGACTGCTCAGGAGGCCATCAACCATGAGTG GATCTCTGGAAATGCAGCCTCAAATAAGAATATTAAGGATAATGTCTGCGCACAGATAGAGAAGAACTTTGCTAAAGCCAAGTGGAAG AAAGCGGTGCGGGTTACTACCATCATGAAGCGACTGAGAGCTCCAGAACAGAGTGCTGACTCGGGGGCAACCATCCCAGCAGTAGTAACCAGCTCTGCAGCAGGAGAACCCTCCCCAGCTCCTGCAGACCCCCAGGCTCTCAGTGACCCCTCTACAGCTACCGCTGCTGCAGCCCCTGAGGGGGAGCCTGCTGCTGTCAAAGAGCCCCCTGCTGGCATGGAGGCTGTGGCGTGTGATGCCACTCCCCAAGGTGCAGCAGAGGTCACAGCTCCACCCCCGGCCCCTGAGGAGGCCAGCCCAGTGGAGGCCCCAGTTGAAGCCCCGGAGGAGGTTGATCCGTTGTCACTGTGTAACGGAGAGTCCCCGACTCCCCTCCAACCAGCAACTGAAGTTGACGATGGGCAGGGTTAG